CATAAAGGGTCTCAGTCCCTTCTTTGTGCCTTATTATAATCGTCTTACCATAATTCCCTTTTTCACCACTAAAGATCACCTTTCCAGATTGAGCAGCGAATATTTTATTGCTATAAATAGAATCAATATCTATTCCATAATGAAACCTTTTTACTCCATCTATGGGATCATCTCTCATCCCAAAAGGAGAACTGATTTTGCCCTGAGCAGGTAAGATAAAGGATCCCATTCCTTGAATCTCTTTGTTTTCATATTCTTTTAAAAGCCCTCTTATTTTCAAATCATCAATAATTAAACGTGCAAGGCCAATGCCCCCTCTATTAGAAATTACTGATGAAAACTCATTATCAAGCATACTTGTATAAATCTCTTCCCCTCTTCCCCCATCAATCAAACCTGATTTTTGAATACTGGCTCTCATGGTTTTAAGCATATAGAAAATAAAAATTTGCTCAAATTTTTTTGCGACTTCTTCGACAGTTTTAATGTCTTTATTACTAAAATCTTTAATAAAATCTGCCTGATCTTTTAATCTCTTTATATTACCATCCAGATATTGAGTCTCTATCAGTTGTCCTGCTACAGGATCAGGTATCATTTTAAATAATCTCCAGCTCTGCCTGTAATGCTCCTGCTGCCTTTATTGCTTGTATTATCGCTATAAAATCTCTTGGGGTTACACCAACAGCATTTAGACCTTTTGCCAATTCACCTATACTTGTAGCAGAAGGCATAATCAATAAGCTAGCCTCTTGTTCTGTCGTGCTGAGTTCTGTTCGTGGAACAACAGTCGTCGTTCCTGTTGATAAAGGAGTAGGCTGAGAAACTTCAGGCACTTCTTTGATTTGAATGGTTAGGTTTCCATGTGATATTGCAACAGTTGAAATTCTGACATTGGCTCCTACCACTATAGTTCCTGTCCTTTCATCCAAAACGATTTTCGCTCTGCTATCGGGGGTGATCTCTAGATTTTCTAAAGAGGCTAAATATTCTACTATTTTCCCCTTATAGCGCTCTGGAACTTTAACCTCCACTGTAGCAGGATCTATGGCTACAGCAATTTTTTCTTCAATCGTGCTGTTAATTGCATTAACAAGCCTTGTTGCAGTTGTAAAATCAGGGTTATGGAGGTTTATCGATAATAACTTTTTATCAAAGAAAGAAGTAGAAACTTCTTTTTCAATGACTGCGCCCCCTGGTATTTGAGCTACAGTAGGATGATTCTGTTGTACTGAGGCTGCTGCTCCTTTTGCAGAAAATCCACCTATAGAGACAGGGCCTTGAGCCACCGCATAGACTTTTCCATTCGGAGCTTTTAGGGGGGTTAATAACAGAGTACCCCCTTGAAGGCTTTCAGTATCACCAATGGAGCTGACGATCACATCAATTTTAGAGCCTACCTTCGCAAAGGGGGGAAGGTTTGCCGTAACCATAACAGCAGCGACGTTATTTACCTTTACAAGATTTGGATCAACGGTAATTCCCATCCTCCCTAACAATCCAACTAAAGTCTGAATGGTAAATTGAGTACTCTTACTATCTCCTGTTCCATCTAAACCTATAACGAGTCCATAGCCAATAAGTTGGTTTTTTCTTACACCCTGAACATCGGCAATATCTTTAACCCTTACTGCTTCAGACGTTCCATGGATTAATAATATTATCAATATTATCGTTATGATGACCGAAACAGTAATCCGTAACCTAAACATAATAAATCCCCTCTCAGAATGGTAAGAGATAATCTAACACCCGAGTAAACCACCCTGGCCTTTGTTTTTCACTCACGACCCCATGACCACTTAAATCAATCTGGGCATCTGCTACTAAGGTGGATGGAATAGTATTGTTTGCAGAGATATCTTGAGGCCTGATAACACCTTTCAAATAGAGATATTGTTCTTCATTATTAATCTTCATGTTCCTCTTTCCTTCTACGTAAAAGTTGCCATTCTCTAGGACATCTACAATCGTAACCGAAATACTTGCAATAATGCTTCCTTCTCTTTTGGTCGTACCTTCTCCCTCATAATCATTTTTAGTAGTAGAATCTATAGTTGGAACAGAGGCGGATGATTTTATGAGATTAGGATTAACGCCTTTTATCCCTATCCCTGTTCCTGGAGCAAAAAAACCAAAAAAGTCTGATAGTTTTAATTTGGTTTCTGTTTCTCTATATAAATCAGTATTTGCACTGCTAGATCCAGTAACATTTTCAACTATATTTACAACGACAATATCATTGATACCTCTGGCCTTAGTATCGTAGAAAAGAAGGCTCTGGGGATTGTTCTCCTCCCAGAGAGAACCCTCATATTTGACTTTATCAATCTCTGTCTTAATGAGACTTTTGCTGCTTCTCTGTTCAGGGGTCGGTCTGGCTTTATTTATATCTCCAGCACATCCAGTAAAAAAGCAAAAAATGGAAATCAAAATTATTGTTTGGAATAAATGAAAAAATCTTTTTAACATTTTTTCTCTCTTATATGAATAATTCAAAATTCGATCTTAACGGTATTCTCATCTAAGATAAGACCCCCTATAATTTTTTTTGAGCTGAGATTCCTAAC
Above is a genomic segment from Nitrospinota bacterium containing:
- a CDS encoding peptidoglycan DD-metalloendopeptidase family protein, encoding MIPDPVAGQLIETQYLDGNIKRLKDQADFIKDFSNKDIKTVEEVAKKFEQIFIFYMLKTMRASIQKSGLIDGGRGEEIYTSMLDNEFSSVISNRGGIGLARLIIDDLKIRGLLKEYENKEIQGMGSFILPAQGKISSPFGMRDDPIDGVKRFHYGIDIDSIYSNKIFAAQSGKVIFSGEKGNYGKTIIIRHKEGTETLYAHNSKNLVDVGEYVKKREPIAQVGDSGRSTGPHLHFEIRRNGELLNPLKFL
- a CDS encoding flagellar basal body P-ring protein FlgI translates to MFRLRITVSVIITIILIILLIHGTSEAVRVKDIADVQGVRKNQLIGYGLVIGLDGTGDSKSTQFTIQTLVGLLGRMGITVDPNLVKVNNVAAVMVTANLPPFAKVGSKIDVIVSSIGDTESLQGGTLLLTPLKAPNGKVYAVAQGPVSIGGFSAKGAAASVQQNHPTVAQIPGGAVIEKEVSTSFFDKKLLSINLHNPDFTTATRLVNAINSTIEEKIAVAIDPATVEVKVPERYKGKIVEYLASLENLEITPDSRAKIVLDERTGTIVVGANVRISTVAISHGNLTIQIKEVPEVSQPTPLSTGTTTVVPRTELSTTEQEASLLIMPSATSIGELAKGLNAVGVTPRDFIAIIQAIKAAGALQAELEII
- a CDS encoding flagellar basal body L-ring protein FlgH — protein: MLKRFFHLFQTIILISIFCFFTGCAGDINKARPTPEQRSSKSLIKTEIDKVKYEGSLWEENNPQSLLFYDTKARGINDIVVVNIVENVTGSSSANTDLYRETETKLKLSDFFGFFAPGTGIGIKGVNPNLIKSSASVPTIDSTTKNDYEGEGTTKREGSIIASISVTIVDVLENGNFYVEGKRNMKINNEEQYLYLKGVIRPQDISANNTIPSTLVADAQIDLSGHGVVSEKQRPGWFTRVLDYLLPF